The DNA region GAGCAGCCCCTTGTATTTTGGGTCCAGCAGTTCCTGAAAGGAACCGGGGACCGGGAGCCCCTGGCTTGCTAGCCGGGCGGGATTTATAACCACCGCCCCGGAGGATTTATCCCAGGGCAGGTATTTATGGTGGGCTGGGATCAGATCAGGGAGGAATGCCGAAAGGTCGAAGGAAGAGAGATCCGCCAGGACATCGGTTAAACCTTCCAAATAAGCGGTTTCCAGATTGAGGATAATATCCGCCTCCGTATCGGTCCCCTCGGCCTTAATTTTTGCCGCATGGTTCCCCGTGGAAAGTACCTGGAGGGTGATATCATAGTTAGGAAATTTTTCTTTCAGAAGCTGCTGCATATGCTCGGTTCTGAAATCTTCGGTACTGGTATAGATAATTACCCGATTATCCTGTTTCGGCGCACAGCCCGCAAAAACCAGAACTAGAGCTGTAGCCATCATGATCCTGAATAGGACGCCGGTTTTTTTTACCATTGGTTCTCCCTTACTATTTATTTTATCAACAGACATTAACTTTCCTCCCCGCCCTCTCCGACGCTGGAATCTTCAGATGAGACTTCGTCGTTTTCCGCCGAAGGTTCAACAGGAACCCCGTCGTCATCGTCCCCATCCTCTTTAACAATCCTGTCTACTCCAATGACAAAGTCGGGCTTGTCGATGCTGAGGATACGCACGCCCTGGGCGGAGCGGCCCATAACCCTGATGGAGTCTACCTTCAATTTAATGGACTTACCCTGGCTGGTAATACACATGATTTCTTCGTTATCCAGGACATTGACACAGCCTACCAGTTCCCCGGTTTTGTCGCCTACGGTGTATATCTTTTGGCCTCCAGTGCCCCGGCCGTGGGAGGAGAACTCGCTAAAGTCTACCCGCTTGCCGTAACCGTATTCGGAGAGGATCAGCATCTTTTCGGCTTCCACTACCCGGAGCAGACCGGTCAGTTCGTCGTCGTTGTCCAGCTTCATCCCCGTGACGCCCCGGGAGGAGCGGCCCATGGCCCGGACATGATCCTCGTGGGTGCGCAGGGCTTGGCCTTTCCGGGAAATGAGGACCACTTCGTCGGAGCCCCCGGTCAGGAGGGCGCTCACCAGTTTGTCCCCTTCGTCCAGTTTAATAGCGATGATGCCCCTGGTTTTGGCATTAGAGAATTCGCTGGCGGCGACTTTCTTGACCACCCCACGGGCGGTGCCCATGAAGAGGAACTGCTCATCGGTAAAGTCTTTGAGGGCGACAATAGCGGTGATATCCTCGTTGGGGGAGATGGTCAGAAGGCTCTTGATATGGGCGCCTTTGGAAGTGCGGGAGCCTTCGGGCAGCTCGTGGACCTTCATCCAGTAGGACTTGCCCGCATTGGTGATGAACATGATGTACTCGTGGGTGGAGGCTACGAAGATTTGCTCCACAAAGTCATCTTCCGCGAGCTTGGCGCTGATCATGCCCTTTCCACCCCGTCCCTGGTTCTTATATGCCGTAACGGGAACCCGCTTAACGTACCCCAGGTTGGAAATGAGGATCATCATCTCCTCTTTTTTGATCAGGTCCTCGATGTTGATGTTCTCCACCTCTCCGGCGACTATCTCGGTACGCCGCTTATCCCCATAACGTTCGGAAATACTCCGGGTCTCGTCCTTGATAACTCCCAGGAGTTTTTGCTTGTCCTCCAGAAGGGATTTAAGGTAGGCAATCTGTACTTTAAGCTCATCCAGTTCAGCCTGGAGTTTTTCAACCTCCAGGCTGGTAAGCCGCCCCAGGCGCATATCCACGATGGCCTGGGACTGGGCTTCGGAAAGGAGAAAACGCTCCTGCAATTTTTGTTTGGCAATAGCGACGTCCCGGGAAGCCTTGATGATGGCTACCACCTCGTCGATGTTTGCCAGGGCGATCATGAGCCCTTCCAGGATATGGGCCCGCTCTTCGGCCTTGCGCAGCTCGTACTGGGTCCTGCGGGTAACCACGTCCACCCGGTGTTCTACAAAGTAGCGGATAAGTTCCTGGAGGTTGAGGGTCTGGGGCCGGCCTTTGACCAGGGCCAGGTTAATGACCCCGAAGGTGGTCTGAAGCTGGGTATTGGAGAAGAGCTGGTTCAATACCACCTTGAGGATGGCGCCCTTCTTGAGTTCAATGACTATCCGGATGCCGTCCCGGTCAGACTCATCGTTGGAATTGGCGATGCCGTCTATTTCCTTTTCCCGGGTCAGGGCGCCGATCCGTTCCAGCAGAACCGCCTTATTCACCGCATAGGGTATCTCGGTAAAAACGATCAGTTCTTTGCCCGACTTAGTGGTCTCCACGTTGAACTTGCCCCGGACCAGGAGCTTGCCCCGCCCGGTCTTGTAGGCGTCTCTGATGCCGTGGCGGCCGAAGATAATGCCCCCGGTGGGAAAGTCCGGCCCCTGGATAAAGGTCATCAGTTCTTCGATACTTATTTCCGGGTTATCAATATAGGCGCAGACCGCATTGCAGACCTCCACCAGATTATGGGAGGGCATGTTGGTGGCCATACCTACGGCGATGCCGCTGGACCCGTTGATGAGCAGGTTCGGGACCGCCGCAGGGAGCACCGTAGGCTCGGTGAGGGATTCGTCGTAGTTGGGGACAAAGTCCACGGTTTCCTTGCCCAGATCCTGGAGCATCTCGTCCCCGATCCGGGAAAGCCGTGCCTCGGTATAGCGCATGGCCGCAGCGGGGTCCCCGTCCAGGGAGCCGAAATTGCCCTGGCCCTGAATCAGAGGATAGCGGAGGGAAAAGTCCTGGGCCATACGGACCAGGGCGTCGTAGAGGGAGGCGTCCCCGTGGGGGTGGTACTTTCCCATGGCGTCCCCGGTAATACGGGCGCATTTCATGGTGGCCCCGTTGGGCCTGACCCCTAGGCCGTCCATGGAATAGAGCAGCCGCCGGTGCACCGGCTTGAGCCCGTCCCGCACATCCGGCAGGGCCCGGGCCACAATTACGGACATGGCGTAATTAAGGTAGGCAGTCTTTACTTCGTCTTCTATCGCTATAGGGATGATCTTCCCAGTGGGCGCTGCGCTGGGGTTTCCTGTATCAGCCATTTATGTTCCTTCATAACAAGTAATTATTGAGCCCTTTCAAATATAAGCTTTTGAAAGCACCCTTTAAGTACCTCTATCATATATTTTTTTTTGAAAAAGGTCACTATGAAAAAGAAGATGCGTGAAAAAGAAGCCTAGAAGGCCCTGGAAAAATATACTTAAAATCCCTTTAGTCCAGCATAGCTTCCCGCATCTGGCGTTTCCGCTCGTACATGGCCCGGTCTGAGTCAAGGATTATCATTTCCATATCCGTAAGTTGCAGATTGTCTACCCGGAAACCGGCGGCAAAACTGATGCGCTCCAGCTTGCTTTCCTGCTTTTGATTGTATTCGGCGACAATGGCGTCCAACCGCGCAAGATGTTCCAGCGCCTGGGTATTATCGGTATTATCAAAAACGGCCAAAAATTCATCACCGCCGTAACGGCCCGCGAAACCTTTCCTTTCCGCCGCCCAAGTTTTTAATGATTCTCCAAACCCTCTAATGATCCGGTCTCCTGCCTGGTGCCCCAGCTTATCGTTAACCACCTTAAGATTGTTCATATCGAACATAAATACCGTAAGGTTTTCCACCGGTTTGTTCCGGTCATGTTCCAGGCATACCTGTTCACAGCGGGTCCGGTTAGGAAGCCCGGTGAGCGCATCAATATAGGCAATACGTCTGACCGCAGACATACGGACAACATATACGAGCCCTACTCCCAGAATAATTATAAAGAATACGGTAAACCCTATAAGGATATTCCGGGATCTGTTTACCTGGGTCTCGGAATAGCTTTCGGCTTTAAAAACCGTATCGTTGGCAAGATCAAAATAAAGCTGGCTCTGGTCGTACAATTCCTGATCATCCCCGCCGTTGCGGACTATCTGAATCTGCTCCTTTAAAAGGATCCAGCTTTTCCGTACCTCCGCCATGTTGTTTTGAAAGTCCGTGCCGGGTATACGGACCAGGTTGTTTACCGGCCCGCCGGTGATCAGCTCGTCCACAATGGTATCCAGCCGCTTCTGCAATTTATCATCACTCTCGCGCCTCAGTTCTTCCTTAACCAGCCGCTGGGTGGCGCCCCGGACTATGCCGACATAATTCACTACCCGGGCGTTTCCCGCCTGCTGTTGGATAGATCGCAGGGACATAAGACTTACCGCGGAAAACATAAGCACCGCGAACAGGATAAACCAAAATTCTATTTTTACCGCCCTCTTTTTCACCTCATCCTCCCTTAAAAATAGTAATTGTGGATCACTTTGTTTTTACCAAGAAGTCATAAAGCAGTTTTTTAATGGCGTCAAGATCAATAGGTTTCGCCGTATGCCCGTTCATCCCGGCGGCAAGGGCCTTGTCTATATCCTCCCGATAGGCGTTTGCCGATAGGGCTATAATGGGAATACTCGCCGCATCACTCCTGTCCATGGTACGAATTATCTGAGTTGCCTCATATCCATCCATAATAGGCATGTGGATGTCCATAAAGATAAGGTCAAAATACCCGCTCTGGGCGGCGGAAAAAGCATCTACCGCTATTTTCCCGTTTTCCGCTTCAGTAAATTCCACATGGGTATCAGAAAGGAGTTCCATCAGGACGATGCGGTTTATTTCCACATCCTCCGCAAGGAGTATATGTTTTCCCGTCAAATCCAATTCTGAAGGTTTCGTATCCGGTTCAGGATCCGCCTGCCTCGCTTCCGCCTTTTCCAGGGTAAGGGAAAAGCGAAAGGTAGTTCCCTCGTTCAACTTGCTTTCCACAGAGATTTGCCCGCCCATCAGGTTTACCAGGTTCTGGCTGATAGCAAGACCCAGGCCGGTTCCGCCGAAACGCCCGGCAATACTGCTGTCCGCCTGCTGAAAAGCGTTAAAGAGCTTATGTTGCTGTTCCGGGGTCATCCCGATACCATCATCAGACACGGAAAATTCCAGGGTGATGGACGAGTCGGTTTCCAGCGTCCGGGTAATAAACAGGCTAATCCGGCCTTCCTTGGGGGTAAATTTTACGGCATTGCCCAGCAGGTTGATGAGGATCTGCTTAATCCGCAGTTTATCTCCCCATACATTAAGGGCCTCAAAATCTTCAGTATTAATTTTAAAATGTATCTGTTTTTCTTTGCAACGCGAGTCGTTTATAATGTAGATTTCTTCCAGGGCTTCCTTGATGTTAAAGGGCTCGGAAGCAACTTCAAATTTGCCGCTTTCGATCTTGGAAATATCCAGGATATTATTAATCAGATCCAAAAGGTGGGCGGAAGCGGCGCTGACCTGATCGATGGAAGCCGCAGCCTTTACCGGGTTTTCTATGGATTTCCGTGCTATTTTAGTCATACCGATGATGGCATTCAGAGGAGTGCGGATTTCATGGCTCATCCGGGAAAGGAACTCGCTTTTTGCCTTAGACGCTTCCTGGGCATCCAGCTCGGCGGCCCGGCGGGCGGTAATATCCCGGGCGATACTCAGCACCGCCCCGGTTTCTCCCCGGTATATTACCGGGGTCTTGATGGTCTCGAACAGGCGCCGTGTTTTGTAATAGGGGGAATACAGTTCCTCCTCAATGCTGATGGTTTCTTTAGAAGCAACTACCTCATTTTCTTTTTCCCGGTACTTTAAAAAATTATCCAAATCTTTGACAAACA from Treponema primitia ZAS-2 includes:
- the gyrA gene encoding DNA topoisomerase (ATP-hydrolyzing) subunit A; this encodes MADTGNPSAAPTGKIIPIAIEDEVKTAYLNYAMSVIVARALPDVRDGLKPVHRRLLYSMDGLGVRPNGATMKCARITGDAMGKYHPHGDASLYDALVRMAQDFSLRYPLIQGQGNFGSLDGDPAAAMRYTEARLSRIGDEMLQDLGKETVDFVPNYDESLTEPTVLPAAVPNLLINGSSGIAVGMATNMPSHNLVEVCNAVCAYIDNPEISIEELMTFIQGPDFPTGGIIFGRHGIRDAYKTGRGKLLVRGKFNVETTKSGKELIVFTEIPYAVNKAVLLERIGALTREKEIDGIANSNDESDRDGIRIVIELKKGAILKVVLNQLFSNTQLQTTFGVINLALVKGRPQTLNLQELIRYFVEHRVDVVTRRTQYELRKAEERAHILEGLMIALANIDEVVAIIKASRDVAIAKQKLQERFLLSEAQSQAIVDMRLGRLTSLEVEKLQAELDELKVQIAYLKSLLEDKQKLLGVIKDETRSISERYGDKRRTEIVAGEVENINIEDLIKKEEMMILISNLGYVKRVPVTAYKNQGRGGKGMISAKLAEDDFVEQIFVASTHEYIMFITNAGKSYWMKVHELPEGSRTSKGAHIKSLLTISPNEDITAIVALKDFTDEQFLFMGTARGVVKKVAASEFSNAKTRGIIAIKLDEGDKLVSALLTGGSDEVVLISRKGQALRTHEDHVRAMGRSSRGVTGMKLDNDDELTGLLRVVEAEKMLILSEYGYGKRVDFSEFSSHGRGTGGQKIYTVGDKTGELVGCVNVLDNEEIMCITSQGKSIKLKVDSIRVMGRSAQGVRILSIDKPDFVIGVDRIVKEDGDDDDGVPVEPSAENDEVSSEDSSVGEGGEES
- a CDS encoding ATP-binding protein, encoding MLILLLVLCIFLFIAVIILLLLLQKKIRLSRNLDKLFKDRIRELEQKVLASDAVFSVIPDLICIKNPEGRIILSNKSFEQFLNLAHDEVEGALDTELFVKDLDNFLKYREKENEVVASKETISIEEELYSPYYKTRRLFETIKTPVIYRGETGAVLSIARDITARRAAELDAQEASKAKSEFLSRMSHEIRTPLNAIIGMTKIARKSIENPVKAAASIDQVSAASAHLLDLINNILDISKIESGKFEVASEPFNIKEALEEIYIINDSRCKEKQIHFKINTEDFEALNVWGDKLRIKQILINLLGNAVKFTPKEGRISLFITRTLETDSSITLEFSVSDDGIGMTPEQQHKLFNAFQQADSSIAGRFGGTGLGLAISQNLVNLMGGQISVESKLNEGTTFRFSLTLEKAEARQADPEPDTKPSELDLTGKHILLAEDVEINRIVLMELLSDTHVEFTEAENGKIAVDAFSAAQSGYFDLIFMDIHMPIMDGYEATQIIRTMDRSDAASIPIIALSANAYREDIDKALAAGMNGHTAKPIDLDAIKKLLYDFLVKTK
- a CDS encoding GGDEF domain-containing protein; this encodes MKKRAVKIEFWFILFAVLMFSAVSLMSLRSIQQQAGNARVVNYVGIVRGATQRLVKEELRRESDDKLQKRLDTIVDELITGGPVNNLVRIPGTDFQNNMAEVRKSWILLKEQIQIVRNGGDDQELYDQSQLYFDLANDTVFKAESYSETQVNRSRNILIGFTVFFIIILGVGLVYVVRMSAVRRIAYIDALTGLPNRTRCEQVCLEHDRNKPVENLTVFMFDMNNLKVVNDKLGHQAGDRIIRGFGESLKTWAAERKGFAGRYGGDEFLAVFDNTDNTQALEHLARLDAIVAEYNQKQESKLERISFAAGFRVDNLQLTDMEMIILDSDRAMYERKRQMREAMLD